From Paraburkholderia sabiae, a single genomic window includes:
- a CDS encoding tetratricopeptide repeat protein, giving the protein MLPTFAPLLTFLRRAVAAQACGDARAHSLWLEAATHLHPLDNASIDRLMLDLLEQQQVEQAVSLVETVAQLEPHSAAANVRLGYALQMANRHRDAIASYRSALAIDPTFPQLRKNLAIALNRTGGDPDEERRLLEAAVAADPSDFALWLNLMSARRACFDLDGSLAAAARAVEIDPQSALAHGNLAQALKESRRWDDALIHATKACALAPDNASLRTGLGVLHLLRGEYAQGWAAHEARWNDPASMLTEGRPPFDRPQWRGESLAGKTLLVWGEQGMGDVLQFCRFIPLLAQRVHREGGRIVWNSFAQMGALLPRSFGEHVDAYSVTRDIEALPAFDFELPLVSAPLMLDTRVESIPQAVPYLRADADARAAWRARLAGEKRLKVGLAWTGSLNHGRNRFRRVGWERYAQAFRDIDGVAFYSLQPGATDDIDAARTAGFSIADFTHEWHSFDDTAAFVSELDLVITVCTSAAHLAGALGQRTWVLLDVNPYWTWMTDRRDSPWYPTATLYRQQQFGEWQPVMDDVSRDLRALAKSGV; this is encoded by the coding sequence ATGCTGCCCACTTTCGCTCCGCTACTGACCTTTCTTCGCCGGGCCGTCGCTGCGCAAGCGTGCGGCGATGCGCGCGCGCATTCGCTGTGGCTCGAAGCGGCGACGCATCTGCATCCACTGGATAACGCGTCGATCGACCGGCTGATGCTCGATCTGCTCGAACAGCAGCAGGTCGAGCAAGCGGTGTCGCTGGTCGAAACGGTCGCGCAACTCGAACCGCATAGCGCAGCAGCCAATGTGCGTCTCGGCTATGCATTGCAGATGGCCAACCGTCATCGCGATGCCATCGCTTCCTACCGCAGCGCGCTCGCTATCGATCCCACGTTTCCGCAGTTGCGCAAGAACCTCGCGATCGCGCTGAACCGCACGGGCGGCGATCCCGATGAAGAGCGCCGGTTGCTCGAAGCGGCCGTCGCGGCGGACCCGTCGGACTTCGCGCTGTGGCTCAACCTGATGAGCGCGCGGCGCGCGTGCTTCGATCTCGATGGATCGCTTGCGGCGGCGGCGCGCGCGGTCGAGATCGATCCTCAGAGTGCGCTCGCGCATGGCAATCTCGCGCAGGCGCTCAAGGAGTCGCGGCGCTGGGACGATGCGCTGATTCACGCAACAAAGGCCTGTGCGCTCGCGCCTGACAACGCATCGCTGCGCACGGGGCTCGGCGTGCTGCATCTGCTGCGCGGCGAATACGCGCAGGGCTGGGCCGCGCACGAAGCACGCTGGAATGATCCGGCGAGCATGCTGACGGAAGGGCGTCCGCCGTTCGACAGGCCGCAATGGCGCGGCGAATCGCTCGCGGGCAAGACCTTGCTGGTCTGGGGCGAACAGGGCATGGGCGACGTGCTGCAGTTTTGCCGCTTCATTCCGCTTCTCGCGCAGCGCGTGCATCGCGAAGGCGGGCGGATCGTGTGGAATTCGTTTGCGCAGATGGGGGCGCTGCTGCCGCGCAGTTTCGGCGAACACGTCGACGCCTATTCCGTCACGCGCGATATCGAAGCATTGCCTGCGTTCGATTTCGAATTACCGCTCGTGAGCGCGCCGTTGATGCTCGATACGCGCGTCGAATCGATCCCGCAAGCGGTGCCGTATCTGCGCGCCGACGCGGACGCGCGTGCGGCATGGCGGGCGCGTCTTGCCGGCGAGAAGCGTCTGAAGGTCGGGCTCGCGTGGACGGGCAGCCTGAATCACGGACGCAACCGCTTCCGGCGCGTCGGCTGGGAGCGTTATGCGCAGGCGTTTCGCGATATCGACGGCGTCGCGTTCTATTCGCTGCAGCCGGGCGCAACGGACGATATCGACGCGGCGCGCACGGCCGGTTTTTCGATCGCCGATTTCACGCACGAGTGGCATAGCTTCGACGATACGGCGGCGTTCGTCAGCGAACTCGATCTGGTGATCACGGTGTGCACGTCGGCGGCGCACCTTGCGGGCGCGCTCGGTCAGCGCACGTGGGTGCTGCTCGACGTGAATCCGTACTGGACGTGGATGACGGACCGGCGCGACAGCCCGTGGTATCCGACGGCCACGCTGTACCGGCAGCAGCAGTTCGGCGAATGGCAGCCGGTGATGGACGACGTGTCGCGCGACCTGCGGGCACTCGCTAAAAGCGGCGTCTAG
- a CDS encoding M30 family zinc metallopeptidase, producing the protein MTAPHEPATPERNTAMGSQRTTSITARVTTLTLVCALAAALAACGGGGGSTPSSNAAKSTPTSSGVPVVAADGKLHAACQGCSATDDSTYAGSGAGIWQAINANASAIDVPVSIKGLSGQNVTLVFTNESASTQAMSSISLSANMSASIMRAQSQAAATSSTTGSESPTLAAIRDFNYRGWTSLATDPQTTATARYSTNGTTASALYSVATWQIGDTRTFYYVDHSLRTTTLAQTATTSDGTTVNLWVESGELGASKISPQIISSLITQYAQAGGIYDMLVRVGGKLYGPNSQSSLIDGTHQPIDLVVMNFDNNGQPYGLLGYFYGLNNFKKGAGDLAYSNESISLYLDSETLYLGGTYGMNQMLTTMAHESMHMQNFYRRPVLMGSQYAFEPWLEEMTAMMMEDWASSEIVPGYNAIRDARFVTYMTYAGHGSYNCGLTTWTPYGTDCESYAVNGSFGGFLNRQLGLSFYQSLLNNKNHTASLDILNEVIGNARASATVPSMLRDFAAAASGLIPLASNVTGFTFPARSESGFALPAIDPTSLYNGATRYLPTSVPSTLAVLGTFPVVRSHVSGTYGETVHVPVGTTLSVVVD; encoded by the coding sequence ATGACCGCGCCGCATGAACCGGCGACGCCGGAAAGGAACACTGCGATGGGCAGCCAGCGCACGACATCGATTACGGCACGCGTCACGACCCTGACGCTTGTCTGTGCACTGGCGGCAGCGCTCGCCGCATGCGGGGGCGGAGGCGGCAGCACGCCCTCCTCGAACGCGGCGAAAAGCACGCCTACCTCGAGCGGCGTGCCCGTCGTCGCCGCCGACGGCAAACTGCACGCTGCCTGCCAGGGCTGCTCGGCCACAGACGATTCGACCTATGCGGGCAGCGGCGCAGGCATCTGGCAGGCGATCAACGCGAATGCGTCGGCTATCGACGTGCCCGTCAGCATCAAGGGCCTCTCCGGGCAGAACGTGACGCTCGTTTTCACGAACGAAAGCGCGAGCACGCAAGCCATGTCCTCGATCTCGCTGAGCGCGAACATGTCGGCGTCGATCATGCGCGCGCAGTCGCAAGCGGCAGCGACATCCTCGACGACCGGCAGCGAAAGCCCCACGCTCGCCGCGATCCGCGATTTCAACTACCGCGGCTGGACCTCGCTCGCGACGGACCCGCAGACCACGGCAACGGCGCGCTATTCCACGAACGGCACGACGGCCAGCGCGCTCTACAGCGTCGCCACCTGGCAGATCGGCGACACGCGCACGTTCTATTACGTCGACCACTCGCTGCGCACGACGACGCTCGCGCAAACGGCCACCACGTCCGACGGCACCACCGTGAATCTGTGGGTCGAATCGGGCGAACTCGGCGCGTCGAAGATCTCGCCGCAAATCATCAGTTCGCTGATCACGCAATACGCGCAGGCGGGCGGCATCTACGACATGCTGGTGCGCGTCGGCGGCAAGCTGTATGGACCGAATAGCCAGTCGAGCCTGATCGACGGCACGCATCAGCCGATCGATCTCGTCGTGATGAACTTCGACAACAACGGTCAGCCCTATGGCCTGCTCGGCTATTTCTACGGGCTCAACAACTTCAAGAAAGGCGCGGGCGACCTCGCGTACAGCAACGAGTCGATCTCGCTGTATCTCGACTCCGAAACGCTCTACCTGGGCGGCACGTACGGCATGAACCAGATGCTGACGACGATGGCGCACGAAAGCATGCACATGCAGAACTTCTATCGCCGCCCGGTGCTGATGGGTTCGCAATACGCGTTCGAGCCGTGGCTCGAAGAAATGACGGCGATGATGATGGAAGACTGGGCGAGCAGCGAGATCGTGCCCGGCTACAACGCGATCCGCGACGCACGCTTCGTCACGTACATGACGTATGCGGGCCACGGCAGCTACAACTGCGGCCTGACGACGTGGACGCCATACGGAACCGATTGCGAGAGCTATGCGGTGAATGGCTCTTTCGGCGGCTTTCTGAATCGTCAGCTCGGACTGTCGTTCTATCAGTCGCTGCTGAACAACAAGAATCACACGGCGTCGCTCGATATTCTCAACGAAGTCATCGGTAACGCGCGGGCCAGCGCAACCGTGCCGTCAATGCTGCGCGATTTTGCAGCGGCGGCGAGCGGTCTGATTCCGTTGGCGTCGAACGTCACGGGCTTCACGTTTCCGGCGCGCAGCGAGAGCGGCTTCGCGTTGCCCGCCATCGATCCGACTTCGCTCTACAACGGCGCGACGCGCTATTTGCCGACCTCCGTGCCGTCGACGCTCGCCGTGCTCGGCACGTTCCCGGTCGTGCGCTCGCATGTCAGCGGCACGTATGGCGAAACGGTGCACGTGCCGGTGGGAACGACGCTTTCCGTCGTGGTCGACTGA
- a CDS encoding peptidoglycan D,D-transpeptidase FtsI family protein, with protein MLRKKNHDPYAPVAKNPVLVARLPMWRSKLIVILVFAAFASLVGRAFWVQVVNQDFYVEQGQKRYQRTIELDATRGRIVDRHGAMLAVSLATYEIWASPKLLDEAAYPPLAKLLDMPLADFRHRVSGDKSFVLLKRQVDADTAAHIDKLNLAGITRIADSKRFYPEGESAAHVVGFTDIEDNGQEGIELAANEMLSGEPGEREVIRDRLGRVVSDTRPLTPAQNGATVHLTIDRRIQQLAYAQLKAAVAKHSAQAGSVVVLDAHNGEILALANYPSFDPNDRSRLTGRQLRNRAVVDTFEPGSTIKPLVVALSLDRGLVRPGTMIDTAPGWYKIGPAVIHDTSNHGRMTIAEALQKSSNIALAKLALNLPAETIWNKYQEYGLGRAPELTFPGVAAGRVRPFARWRPIEQATMAYGYGLSASLLQIAQVYTAYAGDGTLHPASLLIDPTRASSEGQRVTTPATAAAIRSMLEMATSEGGTGRAANIDGYRIGGKTGTARKQVGASYAKGRYRSLFVGMAPMSNPRLVVAVMIDDPAGRAFYGGTVAGPVFSAVTGGSLQLLGVPPDAPVKAPASEVTHAPDV; from the coding sequence ATGCTCCGCAAGAAAAACCACGATCCGTACGCGCCCGTCGCGAAGAATCCCGTCCTCGTCGCGCGCCTGCCGATGTGGCGTTCGAAGCTGATCGTGATCCTCGTGTTCGCGGCGTTCGCTTCGCTGGTCGGCCGCGCGTTCTGGGTGCAGGTCGTCAATCAGGACTTCTACGTCGAACAGGGGCAAAAGCGCTACCAGCGCACCATCGAACTCGACGCGACGCGCGGGCGCATCGTCGACCGTCATGGCGCGATGCTCGCCGTGAGTCTCGCGACGTACGAAATCTGGGCGTCGCCGAAACTGCTCGACGAAGCCGCCTATCCGCCGCTCGCGAAGCTGCTCGACATGCCGCTCGCCGACTTCAGGCATCGTGTTTCGGGCGACAAGAGCTTCGTGCTGCTCAAGCGCCAGGTCGACGCGGACACGGCCGCGCATATCGACAAGCTCAATCTCGCGGGCATCACGCGCATCGCGGATTCGAAGCGCTTTTATCCCGAGGGTGAATCGGCGGCGCACGTGGTCGGCTTCACCGATATCGAGGACAACGGTCAGGAAGGCATCGAGCTGGCCGCGAATGAAATGCTGTCCGGCGAACCCGGCGAGCGTGAAGTGATCCGTGATCGCCTAGGCCGCGTGGTGTCGGACACGCGCCCGCTCACGCCCGCGCAAAACGGTGCGACCGTTCATCTGACGATCGACCGCCGCATCCAGCAACTCGCCTATGCGCAGCTGAAGGCGGCCGTCGCGAAGCACAGCGCGCAAGCGGGCAGCGTCGTCGTGCTCGATGCGCACAACGGCGAGATTCTCGCGCTCGCGAACTATCCGAGCTTCGATCCGAACGACCGCTCGCGGCTCACCGGTCGGCAACTGCGCAACCGCGCCGTCGTCGATACATTCGAGCCGGGTTCGACGATCAAGCCGCTCGTGGTCGCGCTGTCGCTCGATCGCGGGCTCGTGCGGCCCGGCACGATGATCGACACGGCGCCCGGCTGGTACAAGATCGGCCCCGCCGTGATCCACGACACGTCGAACCACGGACGCATGACGATCGCCGAAGCCTTGCAGAAGTCGAGCAACATCGCACTCGCCAAGCTCGCGCTGAACCTGCCCGCCGAAACCATCTGGAACAAGTACCAGGAATACGGACTGGGGCGCGCGCCGGAGCTGACGTTCCCGGGTGTCGCCGCGGGCCGCGTGCGTCCGTTCGCGCGCTGGCGTCCCATCGAGCAGGCGACGATGGCATATGGCTACGGCCTGTCAGCATCGCTGTTGCAGATCGCGCAGGTGTACACGGCCTACGCGGGCGACGGCACGCTGCATCCCGCTTCGTTGCTGATCGACCCGACGCGCGCATCGTCCGAGGGCCAGCGCGTCACGACGCCCGCGACGGCGGCCGCAATCCGCTCGATGCTCGAAATGGCGACCAGCGAAGGCGGCACGGGACGCGCGGCGAATATCGACGGTTATCGGATCGGCGGCAAGACGGGGACGGCGCGCAAACAGGTCGGCGCGTCGTACGCGAAGGGGCGCTACCGGTCGCTGTTCGTCGGCATGGCGCCGATGAGCAATCCGCGGCTCGTTGTCGCCGTGATGATCGACGATCCCGCAGGTCGCGCGTTTTATGGCGGCACGGTCGCAGGGCCGGTGTTCAGCGCAGTCACAGGCGGTTCGCTGCAACTGCTCGGCGTGCCGCCCGATGCGCCGGTGAAAGCGCCTGCTTCGGAAGTGACGCATGCGCCCGATGTCTAA
- a CDS encoding lecithin retinol acyltransferase family protein: MNRNLQQSGNEQGANRAAAYASADVALDGSSDEPVLGAHLITQRRGYEHHGIYVGGGKVIHYAGFAKSAHRGPVEEVALEAFADGHAVSVRPHPFPKYSGEETVLRARSRLGENRYRLLTNNCEHFCAWCLLGESRSEQVHACLTHPRTGVHAVLCLISAFVGNRMKTGRAVVSAA, from the coding sequence ATGAACCGCAACCTCCAACAATCAGGCAATGAACAAGGTGCAAACCGCGCGGCTGCTTATGCATCGGCCGATGTCGCGCTCGACGGTTCCAGCGACGAACCCGTCCTCGGTGCCCATCTGATCACGCAACGCCGCGGCTACGAACATCACGGCATTTATGTCGGCGGCGGCAAGGTCATTCACTACGCAGGTTTCGCCAAGTCCGCACATCGCGGCCCCGTCGAAGAAGTGGCGCTCGAAGCATTCGCCGACGGTCACGCCGTCTCCGTACGTCCGCATCCGTTCCCGAAGTATTCCGGTGAAGAAACCGTGCTGCGCGCCCGCTCGCGCCTCGGCGAAAACCGCTATCGCCTGCTGACGAACAACTGCGAGCACTTCTGCGCATGGTGCCTGCTCGGCGAAAGCCGCAGCGAACAGGTTCATGCATGCCTCACGCATCCGCGTACGGGCGTGCATGCAGTGCTGTGCCTCATCAGCGCTTTTGTCGGCAACCGGATGAAAACAGGTCGTGCCGTTGTTAGCGCAGCATGA
- a CDS encoding sigma-54 interaction domain-containing protein — protein sequence MMKILDQQPEESGSPLSYAGLIEKIEILRSTLRWSSRLERADIEKLLKQASSLRDEVMQMSHKERFVQAAVVEPLRGGDQSRGARRQALLARSFIFEGTFGDNPKLLEALEISEKAAPTDLPVLIDGESGTGKELMAKVIHANGSRSDKPFISVNCGAIPDNLLESELFGHRKGAFTGATNDRKGKFESAHTGTIFLDEIGELPLTGQVKLLRVLEAHEIQRVGSDEPIGVDTRIVAATNRNLRKLSEQGTFREDLFYRLSVIHVTLPPLRERRDEIPLLIQYFGDEAAGALKRRPVRITPKLRDFLLTYAYPGNIRELRNVMYRISCLAGDIADVDHLPTDMRPTSPVASSIFGVANEATNGAAANVSNLLSLSDAKRAASDEAEKAFLQRGLQEVGGTVAELARRVDMNRSHLQMLLKKHGLHSKDFRRAHAQANARKEDEEANDEADMG from the coding sequence ATGATGAAGATACTTGACCAGCAGCCTGAAGAAAGCGGTTCACCCCTCTCGTATGCGGGCCTGATCGAGAAGATCGAGATTCTGCGCTCGACGCTGCGCTGGTCGTCGCGGCTCGAACGCGCGGACATCGAAAAACTCCTGAAACAGGCGAGTTCCTTGCGCGACGAAGTGATGCAGATGTCGCACAAGGAGCGCTTCGTGCAGGCGGCCGTCGTCGAGCCGTTGCGCGGCGGCGACCAGTCGCGTGGTGCGCGACGTCAGGCGCTGCTCGCGCGCAGCTTCATTTTCGAAGGGACGTTCGGCGATAACCCGAAACTGCTGGAAGCACTCGAAATCTCCGAAAAGGCGGCGCCCACTGATCTTCCCGTATTGATCGACGGCGAGAGCGGCACGGGCAAGGAACTGATGGCGAAGGTGATTCACGCGAACGGCAGCCGCTCGGACAAGCCGTTTATCTCCGTCAACTGCGGCGCGATTCCCGACAATCTGCTGGAGTCGGAACTGTTCGGTCATAGAAAGGGCGCTTTTACGGGCGCAACGAATGACCGCAAAGGCAAATTCGAAAGCGCACATACGGGCACGATCTTTCTCGATGAAATCGGCGAGTTACCTTTGACAGGGCAAGTGAAACTGCTGCGCGTACTGGAAGCGCATGAAATACAGCGCGTCGGATCGGATGAGCCGATCGGCGTCGATACCCGTATCGTCGCAGCCACCAACCGCAATTTGCGCAAGCTGAGCGAGCAGGGCACGTTCCGCGAAGATCTGTTTTACCGGCTGAGCGTCATTCATGTGACGCTGCCGCCGTTGCGCGAAAGGCGCGACGAAATTCCGCTGCTGATCCAGTACTTCGGCGACGAAGCAGCGGGCGCGTTAAAGCGTCGCCCCGTGAGAATCACGCCTAAATTGAGGGACTTTCTGCTGACCTATGCGTATCCCGGCAATATCCGCGAATTGCGCAACGTGATGTACCGCATCTCGTGTCTCGCGGGCGATATCGCCGATGTCGACCATCTGCCGACGGATATGCGGCCAACGTCACCCGTTGCGTCGTCGATATTCGGCGTCGCGAACGAAGCGACGAATGGCGCGGCGGCGAACGTGTCGAACCTGCTGTCGCTCAGCGATGCAAAGCGCGCCGCCAGCGACGAAGCCGAAAAGGCTTTCCTGCAACGCGGTTTGCAGGAAGTGGGCGGTACGGTCGCGGAACTGGCGCGCCGCGTCGACATGAACCGGTCGCATCTTCAGATGTTGCTGAAGAAGCACGGTCTGCATTCGAAGGATTTCCGGCGGGCGCACGCGCAAGCGAATGCGCGCAAGGAAGACGAAGAAGCGAACGACGAAGCCGATATGGGATGA
- a CDS encoding DUF2866 domain-containing protein, whose protein sequence is MVEDTVLDHLRALHGAQTLAIHSCTVSPPIQHPWGRSYRLVEWTFRHDVESFRRVVPAESTPRQIAEAVMSHVPGRRFCQPGG, encoded by the coding sequence ATGGTCGAAGACACGGTGTTGGACCACCTGCGCGCACTGCACGGCGCGCAAACACTCGCCATTCACAGCTGCACCGTTTCACCGCCGATACAGCATCCGTGGGGACGCTCGTACCGGCTCGTCGAATGGACCTTCAGACACGACGTTGAATCCTTCCGGCGCGTCGTGCCTGCCGAGAGCACGCCTCGTCAAATTGCCGAGGCCGTGATGTCGCACGTGCCGGGGCGGCGCTTCTGCCAGCCTGGCGGATAG
- a CDS encoding PP2C family protein-serine/threonine phosphatase — MTCSSQFRWASAARSDTGRVREINEDACLDQPQQGRWAVADGMGGHDVGDLASQLVIETLGQLPEQAGIKHCIAEARTRLQNANRQLREEAARRQVQRIGTTVVVLLACDRFCGYLWAGDSRIYLLRQGQLRQLTRDHSQVEELRQSGYLTEEEARNHPAHNIITRAVGATDHLDLDEDAIEVADGDVFLLCSDGLSNEVTDAEIQQTLASVDCLHAPDELVDIALARGGRDNITAVVVQAEDPQASDRTLLNPAP; from the coding sequence GTGACCTGTTCCAGTCAATTCCGGTGGGCGTCGGCGGCGCGCTCCGACACGGGACGCGTGCGCGAGATCAACGAGGACGCGTGCCTCGACCAGCCTCAGCAGGGCCGATGGGCCGTGGCTGACGGCATGGGCGGGCACGATGTCGGCGATCTCGCGAGCCAGCTCGTAATCGAGACGCTCGGCCAGTTGCCGGAACAGGCAGGCATCAAGCATTGCATCGCCGAGGCGCGCACGCGCCTGCAAAACGCCAACCGTCAATTGCGTGAAGAAGCGGCCCGCAGACAGGTTCAACGCATCGGCACGACAGTCGTCGTGCTGCTCGCGTGCGATCGCTTCTGCGGCTATCTGTGGGCCGGCGACAGCCGCATTTATCTGCTGCGGCAAGGGCAATTGCGGCAGCTCACGCGCGATCACAGCCAGGTGGAAGAACTGCGGCAGTCGGGCTATCTGACCGAAGAAGAAGCGCGCAATCATCCCGCGCACAACATCATCACGCGCGCCGTCGGCGCGACGGATCATCTCGATCTCGACGAAGACGCGATCGAAGTCGCGGACGGCGACGTTTTTCTGCTATGCAGCGACGGCTTGAGCAATGAAGTGACGGACGCAGAAATTCAGCAGACGCTAGCAAGCGTCGATTGTCTTCATGCACCCGATGAACTTGTCGATATCGCGCTCGCACGCGGCGGCCGCGACAACATCACGGCCGTCGTCGTGCAGGCGGAAGACCCGCAAGCGTCCGACAGAACGCTGCTCAACCCGGCGCCATAA